The Tolypothrix sp. PCC 7712 region ATGGGCTTCATCTCAAATGAGGTGAAATTTGGAAATTTGGACAATGATGGCTTAGAGTTTGATGGTGTCATCGATCAGCCTGACCTGATCATCGCCAATGAATCATCTAACGCGATCGCTTACTTTGTCGTCAAGTTCGCTTCCGGAAAAATTAAGTACTATACTGGCTTTGGAAGAAATGCCAAGCTTGAAGAAACCAATCTCACACCAGACCCGAATAACATCGACCAAACCACTTGGAAGCTCGCCTTCAAAGTTCAGCTCAACATCGCACTGCTCGCTGAAAATTACAAAGATAAAAAATCAATTCCTCCCAGTATCCAAGACAAGCTCTCTAACTTCAAGTCATCCGATTTTACGGTGAAGAACATCTTCCTGGACTTCCAAAACTCGGATATGACGACCTACGATGAGGGACTGTCAAATATCCCAACTAGTAGTTCGTTCCTAAAGTCAAATTTCTCTGGGATGCTGGGTGCCTGGATTTTGGATCAGCAAAAAACCGATAACCCCTACATTCTAGGCTACACAGCTGACGCTCCATTCAACGAGTCATCAATCTTTCAGCCAACCGGATCGACTTTCTCCTCCCATCGCTTTAAGCCGATCGCGCCTGAAAATGCAGGTCTGAGTACCCTCAATTTTCTGTTAATGACTGACGGTACAACCCCCTCTTCCCAAGGTGGACAATTCAATTACAACCTGGTTGAGTCAAATGAGTTTTCTGGGACAGGGTTAGTGGCGAAAGAGATCGTCTGTTCCAAGTGGATTGAAACCCAAGTTTTGCCTGCGCTGAAACATGCGATCCGGGGTGATGGCAATTGGCAGCGGCAAGGCGAAGATGTTAAATGGGTTTACGAATTTAGTCCACCTGATGTGAAAAAGACTTATAAGAATGCAGACTCAGGAATAGTCGATGTCCATGCAACTTATAGCAGCCAAACTTATGCTGTGGCTGAGATCCGACAAAGCATCACCGATTCACAGGGAAATAGTTACCCAGGCATTTATATCAGTGGGTATTACTACTACAGAGCCGATTTGGAAGAGAAGCCACTTGGCATCGAAACAACTGCTTGGCAGTATGATAAGTTGCCTTGGGAAGTCAAGCTGTTCATGAAAGCAGGTACAAACGGCAAAATTCAGTTGTGGTCAGAAACCACGAAAGGGAACAAGGACAGCGGGCATGATGAATCTTGGCTGGCGGAGTTTGCTGACTTGTTTGACGGTGGATATAACAGCTGGCTCCAAAGTGTAGATGAATCCTACACTTCCCTTTCTAACAATAGTTTTGATTCCCTGACCTCCTATTTACACAATACACTGAGTCAACTTGAACAGCAGGTGATTCTGCCAGCACCCAGCGTCTTTGTCTACAAAGATGTCAGCTTCACAGACGAGAAAAATATGAAGGTTCATCTCTCCTACAATACTCAGGTTTCCCCTTAAGCAAGAGATGTCATTTTAATTCGACCTTTTGCGTCATCTGGCTAAAAAAGCTGAGGAAAGAGGATTCAGTATCTTGCAGAACGACTAAGATACCAAGACCCTCAGCTTTAGCTTGCTCTAGATAACTTTGATGACGCAAAAATTTCATTGATTAATCGCCTCATCCAAACCAGTTCCAAAAATTAGGAGATGACTGTGCTAAGTACTACGGCAGCTAAATTCCAAATTGATGCTACACCTGAAAGCGGCTATAGTGAGTTGGAATTCTCTGTTTCCACAGAGATCATGAAAGACCACTCGGCTGGAATGCCCGTCGATCCTCAGCATCGAATTGCGGTTTTACGCGATCGCAATAATGCACCAATGATTTTTTCAATTGGGTCAGATTCAGGTTTTTATCTAATTCTACGTGACCCAAGTAATGCAGCAGGGTGGAAGCAAATCGATCTACGTCCAGGTATTCATAAAAGCTTTTCCTACATGGGCGAGAATGCCACAGCCCAAGCGATGGCGGTGTCCCAAGATGCCAACGGAACCATTCGGATTGCGGTTGCCCTAAAGCCAGTCAATGCCCCAGGAAAAAACAATATCCTGTTTTTGACGAAAGATTTATCGAATGATCCATCTAAGACAAATTGGGACGATCTCTCCACAGTGTGGGTAGAGCGTCCTGACAATCTTGGAGGTGTGCAAATTACTCAAATCAAACTGGGCACTAATAACGATCGTCAGGGTACACCCACCGTTCTGGCAATTGTTGAAGTGAATGGGGAAGAGAAACACTATTTTGTGAATTCAAATTTCTCTAACACCAGTTGGATTTGGCAAGCTTACCCCATTCCCCATAATGCAGACAAAATCTTAGATGTTGCAGTAGGAACCTTCGGCGTGCGTGGCACTTGGGCACTCTACACCGTTGGGGCAGAAAAAGTATTAACCTTCACCAGTCTTCGTACGGCACAAATGCCACAACCGATTGACATTGTCTACAAAAATATACCCCCAAATTTGCAAGCGATTGGCACGCTCCCTAGCAAAGACGGCAAGAATACAGATGTCTATGCGGCAGGAGATGGATTGTATGTATACCGAACCGTTACTCCTCCCCACGGTAGCCCCACCTATGTCACTATCGCCGATCGCAATGCTGTACCAGGTGCGAGTGAATTGATCCTCTCACAGGCAGGCAATACAGTTTCTATTTGGGCGATGGATGAAAATGAACAGTTGGTGTTTGTGCAAGGTAGAAATGATGATGCACAAGCTTGGACAACCCCTGTTCCTCTGTTGAACAATGTCTCGCAAATTGCACCTTTATGCGATGCTCAAAATCAGGTCAATGATGTTTTTATTGTGACCAATGACAGCAAGCTGGAATACATGTGGCGAGACGAATCCAGCACGCTGTGGAACACGCAGGAGATTGGGATTCACAGCACCGGGACGATGCTGACGTATCAAGCTTACGTAACTCATATCAAGGTCAAATCTAGCAATACATCCCAGCAGCTCGTTAACAATCCGCTGAAGATCAGTGCCTCTTCCTATGGCTATGTCACTATTAATGGTCGATCGCACATCATCTCGCCCAATCATGAAATTAACGTTGTACCTGATGAAATGGGTGTTGTGACGATTACTCAAAAAATTGAAGATATTGCAGCCCCCATTCTTCATGTCAAAGCTGATTTCTTAACCACAGGGTTTGACGTACACTCGTCTGCGCCATTGAACCAAGGGCTGCGAAACATGACGGCTGACGATCTGGCAAATGCCACGTTCCAGTATGGAGATCAGCAGGGACAGAAGGTGCTACAAGGAAAATATGCGGACTCTTCCCATATTCAAGCATCCACACAAGTCTTGAGCAAAATTACAGACTTGGCATTAATTACCTTTGATGATTCAACTCACGCACACCTAGCAAATCAAGGCGTAAAGCTGAATCCATCTGGTAAAGCCGAGAACAAAATCGACGTGAATAAACTACCGAACAGTTATGCCTGGGGCTTTACATGGGATGACAGCACCCTAAATTTCTCCGATGGCCCCCATGCGATCGAGTCCATTGGCAAGATTTTGGAGGCAAATCCGCTCACCTGGTTCATTGGGGATGTTCTGGAGCACTTCGGCAAAAAGCTGGAGAGCAAGCCCAAGAGTTTCTTCATGCATCTGACTGCTGAGGGAGTCCTGGAACTGGTGATCGACTTCGGTGAGTCTGTAATTCAGACCGCCATCGATGTGGTCGAGCAAGTTGTCAAAGCGTTGAGTTGGGTACTCAAAGAGCTATTCGGCATCGATTTGATGAAAATTTTGGAATGGTTAGGCTTTCTCTTTGAATGGGATGACATCCTAGTCACGCATGAGGTATTGGTCAATGCTGCCAACAACCTGATCGAATTTGGCAAGTCGGAAGTCAGCCTGTTCAAAGACTATATCAATACATTTTGCGATTATTTGTTGAGCGAACTGAAAAAGATTCAGCCCTACCCTTCTGAAATTGGAACCACATCTGCCCAAAAGATATCAGATACAGGACAATCCGCTGCCCGTTCTGGAGATAACGGGAATGGGTTTGAAAAAGTGTTCACCTTCTTCACAGATAGTCCGGTTGGCAATTGGGGCATGGCTCAATTGCTTCAAGGTAATATTCTGGAAGGCAGTGATCAGCGAAATACAGATAGCCCTTGGGTAGTTCAACTTACCAATGCTGTTGCCCGATTTGCAGGTGACACAATCCTGGAAGAATTCAACGACTTCGAGACGACCATTTCTCAAATTGCCACCGATCTAAAGCGTCTGTATGATGACGATGACCTTTCGTTTAATAAGATTCTGGCACAACTGGGTGGCGATATCCTCGAAGGAATGATTGAGGCAATTCGCATTTTCTTGACCAAGCTGCTGGATTTGCTCGTTGATATCCTTTCGGCTCTAAAGACAGGTGTAAATGAGACGATCGATATCCCGTTGCTGTCTCCTCTCTACAAAATGATTACCAAAGGCAAGGATCTATCTGCCCTAGATGCCATGATGCTGATTATGGCAATTCCGACTACCGTTGGGATGAAATTAGTGTTGGGCAAAGCGCCTTTTGATCAGGGTTATGTTGTGCCGTTTAACATGCCCCCTGTCACCGAACTGCCTCTCCCCTCAACTCCTGGTATCGTTAGTCCAGCGGCAATTCGCTCCGTGATGCCTGCAAGTATTCGCTCCGAGGCAATTCCAATCAGTCCGGTCGCTAGCTTTGCTACAGTGGCGACGGCATTGGTTGAAAATGGCAATCAAGAGAGTAAGCCCGAAATTGGGGAAGACTTACGGAACTGGACTTATACAACTGCGGTTCTACTCCTCATCGGCAGCTTAGGTACCACTATTGTCGATATACTTGCGTACAAGGCGATGGCGAAGCTAAAAAATCAGGAAGGAAAACCGCTCGTTGGCAAAGAGAATGCTCTAAAAGAGGCGAAGGTGAAATATGCAATCTTTCACCTCGCCTTCCGCCTACCGATTATTATTGCTTCTTTCCCCTATACCGCCAATAAAGCAAGTTATGGAGTGCAGATGAGTGTTGGGGTGCTGAACCTGACCGCCATCGTAAAAGATGGTTTCTTTGCTGCTGCAAAAGACGACAAGGACTTTGACAAAGCAAGCATTGTCGTGGATGCCATCTATACTTTACTGGAGCTAGTGTTAGAGATCCCGATTTTGGTTCTCGAACTGAATGAGGCAGAGAAAGAGCATAATGACCATGCGAAACGGGACGTTGAGATGAAGTTTGCTCAACATGGGATTGCGACCCTGAGTGAAATTGGCAAGGCAGTAGAAGAACTAGATGTTGTCAAACATCCCATTGCTGAGGGCATTCTAGTCGGTGCTGTGATCTTTCTGAATTTAGGGGCAAACGGAGTCAACCTTACCCGCATGATCTTAAATGCCGCAAAAAACGAACCGCACCACAACGTCTAACCCATACCATATTTAATTTGCAAAAACCTTGAGACTGGAATGGCACTACAAGACTTTCACAGGCTTAACTGAATCGTATTGACCGTGCCAATTTTAGATTGCCGATTTTAGATTTTTTGGTTCATGCCCCGTCCCTAGTGGACGGAACAAATCCAAAATCCAAAATCCAAAATCCAAAATTTAAAATCCTTAAGCCCTGCACCCTTGTGGTCGGGGTCAATCCAAAATCCAAAATCTAAAATCCAAAATTCGTTGACTTATACCCATCTTCTGTATTTGTGTCAGAAGTACGGATATCAATACTGCTCGGTTAAGGATTTTCAACTTTTAATTTGGTTGGGGGAAAAGGTGAAAGGGTAAGGGTTAAAGGTTTTTTATTGCCCCTTTTCCCCTTCCCCTTTTCCCCTTAACCGACAAGTATTGGTACGGATATATCATCGACTCGTTGGTTTGTAATTATGGGTTCAGTTGCCATAATTCTGAACCTATACCGATTTATTCATTTTTGGAAATATGCCTTTCGGTATACTTATTTTCCTAACTCCTCAAAAAATGAGTGAACTGGGAGTAATAAAGAACACAAAGTTTTGTAATGATTTTAAATTTCTGCAAACAATTGGAGTTTTAGGGTGAAAACATAGTATGTTAATTGATTAGTAATACATAGCTAGTAACCTGATTAAATTAGGTTGTAATAGTCAGCCTTTCATAATTCTTCCCCTTACGCCCCTACATTTAAATGACATTCATCTATTCTTGTTTTGCGCTTAACAAGAGTGACATTCAGTACAGGTCTAAAGCTGGCATATGAATACTACCAACTTTGGGTAGATGCGAATTAAGAGGACATAATATCGACTTTTGATTATTTTCTAAACCAAGCATGAATAGAGGATAAAAAATCATGGCTGATATCGATATTGCGATCATTGGAGGTGGTGTATCGGGTGTTTACAGTGCATGGCGGCTCAAAGAAGCTTATCCACATAAGAAGATTGTTGTCTTCGAGGGAAGCGATCGCATCGGTGGGCGTTTACTGTCAGTGCGACCACCAGGCATCAAAAATATGGTTGCAGAGCTTGGCGGGATGCGTATTCTTCCAGGAGTACAACCCCTAATCACCAAACTCATCGACAAGCTCAACGAGATACTTCCAGCAGAGCAGCAGATTGAGTTATATGACTTTCCAGTTGATCAGCCTGAAAATATTGCTTATCTGCGTGGTGTTTATCTGCGGCTTTCCGACTTCAGCAATGAACCTGAGAAAGTGCCGTATTATCTCTCATTTTTGGAGCGCGGTCATTCAGCAGGCAACATCATTATCAATGCAATTGAGCAGATTGTCCCAGGAATCACCGATCCAAACCTGAATGAATCCCAACGGCGACAAATGGCGCAGAATGCCAGCTTTGGTGAAAGGCCACTATGGGAACAAGGTTTCTGGAATGTGCTAATCCGTGTCATCAGTGGCGAAGCCTACGAACTAGGTGTCGATGCCGGTGGCTACAACTCGACACTCACTAATTGGAACGCTGCTGATGCAATTCCCTGGTATCTCTCCGATTTCGGTACTAACTCGAAATATAAGGGTTTTAAGAAGGGTTTTCAGGAAGTGCCGAAATCATTAGCGGCGCTTTTCCGTAGCGCCGAAGGTGTGATTGAGCTAAATAAGAAGATCGACGGCTTCGATTGGAAAGACGGCACTTTTGAAGTGTACATCCAGAACCAAAAGATGACAGCAAATTCATTAATCCTGGCAATGCCGCGCCGCTCACTGGATCTGCTTGCGCCGAATAGCCCGCCTCTGTTGAAGATTCAGGATCTAATCGCCAGCGTCACACCGCGTCCACTCTTCAAACTCTTCACAACCTATAACAATCCGTGGTGGCTGGCAGCAGGGGTCAAATCTGGACGAACAGTTACAGACTTACCAGTGCGACAAACCTATTATTGGCCTCAAGATGACGGCTCGGCGGCAACTGATGGGTCGGCGATGTTAATGGCAAGTTATGACGATGGGACAAACATCGGCTTCTGGGACGGCCTGCGTCCACGTCGGCGACAGGCCTGGCAAAAGCACAAGAAGGTTGCAGAATTCGTGAACAATCCATTCTTAGGCGATCGCCAGAAAAAGTCTGATAGCGAGTGGGATAAATATGTGGCACCAGCGCCGATGGTTGAAGAAGTTGCACGCCAACTGGCAAAGATCCACGGTCTGACCTACACACCAAAGGTAGAGGCGGCTGCATTCCGCGACTGGGGCGACGACCCATTTGGCGGTGGATGGAATAGTTGGAACATCGGTGTCAAAAGTTGGGAAGTAAAGCAAAAGATTATCCAACCGATTGCTGATTGCTCACTATATATCTGCGGCGAAGCTTATTCAAATGCTCAGGGCTGGGTCGAAGGTGCTTTGGAAACAGCCGATATGGTGCTAGAGCATTTTGGCATTGCTGAACTATAGCGATCGCGTCACCGCCCAGCATAGCTGATCGCGATTTTTCCCAAAAGAGCATGAACTAAAATTCCAGAACCAAATATGTCCAACCATTGAGGGTTCACAACAAGATGATTCAACTAAAAGGGAAATTTTTCCAGCTGATTAGCATTCTTCTTTTAGTCAGCTTCTTTAGTTTATTCGGATTCTGCACGTCCGATATGTTAGCTCAAACAACAAACCCACCAAATAAATATACAGAAGATCCAGTCTTTACTTCTGACGTTAACATTGACCAAAATACATTACTTAAAGGGGGATATAAACTACGTAAGGTTTTAGAGTCGGGAAATCAATTCTATACCAATCCCTATACACCTACAGACGGCATTGGTGAAGGGCCAACAGGGCCTCGTTCACCCCAAAGAGCAGCTTTATATCCTCAAGATCCGACCTTTCCCTTCTTGAGATTAAATGGTCTTGATTCCCAAAGTTGTTTTGAATGTCATAACAGCATTGGGGAATACAAACAACCAGGGACTCAAAGCAACGCTTTTCTACGCAAGCCTGGTGTGACTGGTGGTTCAGCAGGGTTTGCTAGCACCGCATTCATTAATCCTAATTTTCCGAAACATCTAACAGAATTACTTCGTAGCCCACCTCATGTTTTTGGTACAGGCTATACCCAGCAGTTAGGTGATGAGATTACCCTCGATCTGCAATATCTCAAATCGGTCGTCCATGAAATCGCTAAAAATCATCCAGGACAGTATGTAAAGCAAGATTTAAATTCCAAAGGAATCAACTTTGGTTACTTTGGTAGCACTTATAATGCAGACAGCAACTCATTCACAGACGATACCTCAGGAATCAAAGGGGTAGCATCAGACTTGATTGTTCGGCCTTTTCAATGGAAAGGAATTGCTTCCAGTGTTCGCCACTTCGTGCGCGATGCTCTAGATTTTCACTTTAGTCTACAAGCCGTAGAGAAAGTAGGACTGAATAATGACCCTGACAAGGATGGCAAAGTTAATGAAGTTACTGTAGGTAACCTATCAGCACTGACAACTTTTGTAGCGATGACCCGTCCGCCACAGCAGCAAATACCACCAGATCAGGCAACTGTGGTCAGTCGGGGTCAACAACTTTTCGGTGCAGGAACGGGTAATTTAAATTGCGTTAGCTGCCATATACCAAAGTTAACTATCAATAATCCCTACCTAACTATCGACGACCCAGAGATACCTTCAGCAACCAAGGCTGCTTTTTTATCTCAAGCCCCGCCCACTCTCATCAATGCCCAGCAATCTCAGGATGAACTATCTGTTATTCAGAAATTCCAGCGCTATTACAACCAGTTCAAACAAGAAATAGCCCAGATGGAAACAGCACCGACACTGGAAGGATTGCAAGCTGCCATT contains the following coding sequences:
- a CDS encoding flavin monoamine oxidase family protein, whose protein sequence is MADIDIAIIGGGVSGVYSAWRLKEAYPHKKIVVFEGSDRIGGRLLSVRPPGIKNMVAELGGMRILPGVQPLITKLIDKLNEILPAEQQIELYDFPVDQPENIAYLRGVYLRLSDFSNEPEKVPYYLSFLERGHSAGNIIINAIEQIVPGITDPNLNESQRRQMAQNASFGERPLWEQGFWNVLIRVISGEAYELGVDAGGYNSTLTNWNAADAIPWYLSDFGTNSKYKGFKKGFQEVPKSLAALFRSAEGVIELNKKIDGFDWKDGTFEVYIQNQKMTANSLILAMPRRSLDLLAPNSPPLLKIQDLIASVTPRPLFKLFTTYNNPWWLAAGVKSGRTVTDLPVRQTYYWPQDDGSAATDGSAMLMASYDDGTNIGFWDGLRPRRRQAWQKHKKVAEFVNNPFLGDRQKKSDSEWDKYVAPAPMVEEVARQLAKIHGLTYTPKVEAAAFRDWGDDPFGGGWNSWNIGVKSWEVKQKIIQPIADCSLYICGEAYSNAQGWVEGALETADMVLEHFGIAEL
- a CDS encoding di-heme oxidoredictase family protein, whose protein sequence is MLAQTTNPPNKYTEDPVFTSDVNIDQNTLLKGGYKLRKVLESGNQFYTNPYTPTDGIGEGPTGPRSPQRAALYPQDPTFPFLRLNGLDSQSCFECHNSIGEYKQPGTQSNAFLRKPGVTGGSAGFASTAFINPNFPKHLTELLRSPPHVFGTGYTQQLGDEITLDLQYLKSVVHEIAKNHPGQYVKQDLNSKGINFGYFGSTYNADSNSFTDDTSGIKGVASDLIVRPFQWKGIASSVRHFVRDALDFHFSLQAVEKVGLNNDPDKDGKVNEVTVGNLSALTTFVAMTRPPQQQIPPDQATVVSRGQQLFGAGTGNLNCVSCHIPKLTINNPYLTIDDPEIPSATKAAFLSQAPPTLINAQQSQDELSVIQKFQRYYNQFKQEIAQMETAPTLEGLQAAIPEKKAIFDRIVATGERSAAKTSEALTATQQPVTGYTIPLTPIDNTLPSYIFPRLPQNSNGKITVPLYSDLRTHNMGKGLSDSVNQGTDVKGISIQPPDFLTRPLWGVADTGPWLHDGRARSLQEAIAKHANLSDPNDGSEAASAVQAFKNLSSSDRTAVIQFLNTMRLPIQPNLKIQN